A genomic segment from Paramixta manurensis encodes:
- a CDS encoding endonuclease/exonuclease/phosphatase family protein, which yields MRKKTYAMRYVAGQPAERIFPPGAMLHVGQALPPGTPISTEATLRVLVWNIFKQQRADWMSVLQNFGKHAHLVLLQEAQTTPELIHFATSNYLAADQVPAFVLPQHPSGVMTLAAAHPVYCCPLREREPLLRLAKSALITAYPLPDDSMLMVVNIHAVNFSLGIDVYSKQLGPIGEQILHHQGPVIMAGDFNAWSRQRINALYRFAREMGLREVRFTDDHRRKAFGRPLDFVFYRDMNVSEASVLVTQASDHNPLLVEFQTTKPERL from the coding sequence GTGCGGAAAAAAACCTATGCCATGAGATATGTTGCAGGCCAGCCAGCGGAGCGTATATTCCCGCCTGGCGCCATGTTGCATGTTGGTCAGGCATTGCCGCCGGGCACGCCTATCTCGACGGAAGCCACGCTGCGTGTATTAGTGTGGAATATCTTTAAACAGCAGCGCGCTGATTGGATGTCGGTATTACAAAACTTCGGCAAACATGCGCATTTGGTGTTGTTGCAGGAAGCGCAGACCACGCCAGAACTGATCCATTTTGCCACCTCAAATTATCTCGCTGCCGACCAGGTTCCCGCGTTCGTTTTACCACAACATCCCTCTGGGGTAATGACGCTGGCTGCCGCTCATCCGGTATATTGTTGTCCACTGCGCGAACGCGAGCCGTTACTGCGTCTGGCGAAATCCGCGCTGATCACCGCCTATCCGCTGCCGGATGACAGTATGTTAATGGTGGTCAATATCCATGCGGTGAACTTCAGCCTCGGTATTGATGTTTATAGCAAACAGCTTGGCCCGATAGGCGAACAAATTTTGCATCATCAAGGGCCGGTGATTATGGCCGGTGATTTTAATGCCTGGAGCCGCCAGCGGATTAACGCGCTGTACCGCTTTGCGCGCGAGATGGGGCTGCGTGAGGTGAGGTTTACTGATGATCATCGGCGCAAAGCATTTGGTCGCCCGCTGGACTTTGTTTTCTATCGCGATATGAATGTTAGCGAGGCATCGGTGCTGGTTACCCAAGCTTCCGATCATAATCCACTACTGGTTGAGTTCCAAACCACCAAGCCTGAACGCCTTTAA
- the metN gene encoding methionine ABC transporter ATP-binding protein MetN → MIKLTNITKVFQQGTRKITALTDVSLHVPAGQIYGVIGASGAGKSTLIRCVNLLERPTSGNVLVDGQDLTALSESQLTKARRQIGMIFQHFNLLNSRTVFGNIALPLELGSMTRDQINTRVTELLELVGLSDKRDAWPANLSGGQKQRVAIARALASQPKVLLCDEATSALDPATTRSILTLLKDINRRLGLTILLITHEMDVVKRICDRVAVISDGQLIENDSVSEIFSHPKTPLAQQFIQSTLHLDIPEDYTERLSSEAGSERVPLLRLEFTGQSVDAPLLSETARRFNVNNNIISAQMDYAGGVKFGIMLAEMHGDNASTQAAIAYLQEHHVKVEVLGYV, encoded by the coding sequence ATGATTAAACTTACAAATATTACCAAAGTGTTCCAGCAAGGCACGAGGAAGATAACCGCACTAACGGATGTCAGCCTCCATGTGCCCGCCGGGCAAATTTATGGCGTCATTGGCGCATCAGGCGCGGGGAAAAGTACCCTGATTCGCTGCGTTAATCTGCTTGAGCGCCCAACCTCCGGTAATGTGTTGGTTGACGGCCAGGATCTGACCGCGCTATCGGAAAGCCAGTTGACTAAAGCACGCCGTCAGATTGGCATGATTTTCCAACACTTCAATCTACTTAATTCCCGTACCGTTTTCGGTAATATCGCGTTGCCGTTAGAATTAGGCAGTATGACACGCGACCAAATCAACACCCGCGTCACTGAGCTACTGGAACTGGTTGGTCTTTCCGATAAGCGTGACGCCTGGCCCGCCAACCTCTCCGGCGGACAAAAGCAGCGCGTGGCAATTGCGCGAGCGTTGGCAAGTCAGCCCAAAGTTCTGCTTTGTGATGAAGCCACCAGCGCGCTGGACCCGGCCACCACTCGCTCGATTCTGACCTTGCTGAAAGATATTAATCGCCGTCTTGGCCTGACTATTTTGCTGATCACGCATGAAATGGATGTGGTAAAGCGCATCTGCGATCGGGTGGCGGTCATTAGTGACGGTCAATTGATTGAAAACGATAGCGTGAGTGAAATTTTCTCTCATCCTAAAACGCCACTGGCGCAGCAGTTTATTCAGTCAACACTGCATCTCGATATTCCGGAAGATTACACCGAGCGTCTCTCCAGCGAAGCAGGCAGCGAACGTGTTCCACTCTTGCGCCTTGAGTTTACCGGGCAGTCAGTCGATGCGCCGCTGTTGTCAGAAACCGCACGTCGCTTCAATGTTAATAACAATATTATTAGCGCGCAGATGGATTACGCAGGCGGCGTTAAATTCGGCATTATGTTAGCGGAAATGCACGGCGACAACGCCAGCACTCAGGCTGCTATTGCGTATTTGCAGGAACATCACGTGAAAGTTGAGGTATTAGGTTATGTCTGA
- the dkgB gene encoding 2,5-didehydrogluconate reductase DkgB, with the protein MTIPAFGLGTFRLQDDVVINSVKTALELGYRVIDTAQIYENEAAVGQAIEESGVARDELFITTKIWIENLSKDKLIPSLKESLAKLRTDYVDLTLIHWPSPGAAVPVAETLLALVEAKKAGLTRQIGISNFTVELMQEAIEAVGADEIATNQIELHPYLQNRKVVDFAKANGIHITSYMTLAYGKALKDDVIAAIATKHQATPAQVILAWALQLGYAVIPSSTKRENLASNMAAVSLKLDAQDMAKIAELDRGERLVSPEGLAPNWD; encoded by the coding sequence ATGACTATTCCGGCATTTGGCCTGGGCACCTTCCGCCTGCAAGACGACGTAGTAATCAATTCAGTAAAAACTGCACTGGAACTCGGCTACCGCGTCATTGATACCGCACAAATCTATGAAAACGAAGCTGCCGTTGGGCAAGCGATTGAAGAGAGCGGCGTAGCGCGTGATGAACTGTTTATCACCACCAAAATTTGGATTGAAAACCTGTCGAAAGACAAACTGATCCCAAGCCTGAAAGAGAGCCTGGCGAAACTGCGCACCGATTATGTCGACTTGACGCTGATTCACTGGCCATCGCCGGGCGCAGCGGTGCCGGTGGCAGAAACCCTGCTGGCACTGGTTGAAGCGAAAAAAGCCGGTTTAACCCGTCAAATTGGTATCTCTAACTTTACCGTTGAACTGATGCAAGAGGCTATTGAGGCGGTAGGCGCGGATGAAATCGCCACCAACCAAATCGAACTGCACCCTTATTTGCAGAACCGCAAAGTGGTTGATTTCGCAAAAGCGAACGGTATCCACATCACTTCCTATATGACGCTGGCCTATGGTAAAGCGCTAAAAGATGATGTGATTGCAGCTATTGCAACAAAACATCAAGCCACGCCAGCTCAGGTTATTTTAGCGTGGGCGCTGCAGTTAGGTTATGCGGTAATTCCTTCCTCCACTAAACGTGAAAACTTAGCGAGCAACATGGCGGCAGTTTCATTGAAACTGGATGCGCAAGACATGGCGAAGATCGCCGAATTGGATCGCGGCGAACGTTTGGTGAGCCCGGAAGGTTTGGCGCCAAACTGGGATTAA
- the rcsF gene encoding Rcs stress response system protein RcsF, which produces MRALPLCLLALSLTGCSLLHKPYQPISSPTTQPTQSEPARSKPAPRPAPVKLYTNAADLVSKPFRDLGEVSGESCQSTAQDSPANLNTARKRMQIRASSMKANAVLLHKCEIVTGAPGCYRQAVCQGSALKVSDQ; this is translated from the coding sequence ATGCGCGCTCTACCGCTCTGTTTGTTAGCGCTTTCGCTGACAGGGTGTTCTTTGCTGCATAAGCCATACCAGCCAATTAGCAGCCCAACGACGCAGCCCACGCAGTCTGAGCCTGCGCGCAGCAAGCCCGCGCCGCGCCCGGCGCCCGTGAAGCTTTATACCAACGCCGCCGACCTGGTCAGTAAACCTTTCCGCGATTTAGGTGAAGTCTCCGGCGAATCCTGCCAGAGCACCGCACAAGACTCTCCCGCCAATCTCAACACGGCACGGAAAAGAATGCAGATTCGCGCCTCATCAATGAAAGCGAATGCAGTCCTGCTGCATAAATGCGAAATCGTCACTGGCGCGCCAGGGTGTTATCGCCAGGCCGTTTGTCAGGGTTCAGCGCTAAAAGTTTCCGATCAATGA
- the gmhB gene encoding D-glycero-beta-D-manno-heptose 1,7-bisphosphate 7-phosphatase, whose protein sequence is MANKVPAIFLDRDGTVNVDHGYVHEIDDFQFIDGVIDAMRELKNMGFALVLVTNQSGIARGKFTEDQFMRLTEWMDWSLADREVDLDGIYFCPHHPEAVEEKYRQRCDCRKPQPGMLLSAQQELNIDMAASYMVGDKLDDMLAGKAAGVGTMVLVRSGKAVTPESEAAANWVIDSLADLPLRLKQS, encoded by the coding sequence GTGGCGAATAAAGTTCCGGCAATTTTCCTTGATCGCGATGGCACGGTAAATGTCGATCACGGTTATGTCCATGAAATCGATGATTTTCAGTTTATCGATGGCGTTATTGACGCCATGCGCGAATTAAAAAATATGGGTTTTGCGCTCGTCTTAGTGACTAATCAATCCGGTATTGCGCGTGGTAAATTTACTGAGGACCAATTTATGCGCCTCACCGAATGGATGGATTGGTCGCTGGCGGATCGCGAGGTAGACCTGGATGGTATTTACTTTTGTCCTCATCATCCGGAGGCAGTAGAAGAGAAGTATCGTCAGCGTTGTGATTGTCGTAAGCCGCAGCCCGGCATGTTGCTCTCCGCTCAGCAAGAACTGAACATTGATATGGCCGCGTCTTATATGGTGGGCGATAAGCTTGACGATATGTTGGCCGGAAAAGCGGCAGGCGTTGGTACAATGGTGTTAGTGCGTAGCGGGAAAGCGGTGACGCCGGAAAGTGAAGCTGCCGCCAATTGGGTAATAGATAGTCTGGCTGACCTGCCTTTACGCCTCAAACAGAGCTAA
- a CDS encoding methionine ABC transporter permease MetI — protein sequence MSEAMVWLLGRGIWETLMMTFVSGFFGFVLGLPVGVLLYVTRPGQIVENAKLYRVMSAAVNIFRSIPFIILLVWMIPFTRLIVGTSIGLQAAIVPLTVGAAPFIARMVENALLELPSGLIEASRAMGATPMQIIRKVLLPEALPGLVNAATITLITLVGYSAMGGAVGAGGLGQIGYQYGYIGYNATVMNTVLVLLVVLVYLIQFCGDRIVRAVTHK from the coding sequence ATGTCTGAGGCAATGGTGTGGTTGTTAGGCCGGGGCATATGGGAAACCCTCATGATGACTTTCGTCTCGGGCTTCTTCGGTTTTGTGCTGGGTCTGCCGGTCGGCGTCTTACTCTATGTCACCCGCCCCGGGCAAATCGTTGAAAATGCGAAGCTGTATCGCGTAATGTCGGCCGCAGTGAATATTTTCCGCTCGATTCCTTTTATTATCCTGTTGGTCTGGATGATTCCGTTTACGCGTCTGATTGTCGGCACATCAATTGGCTTACAGGCCGCTATCGTGCCATTAACCGTTGGTGCCGCGCCTTTTATTGCCCGTATGGTCGAAAACGCATTACTGGAGTTGCCATCTGGCCTGATTGAAGCCTCACGCGCGATGGGGGCAACGCCGATGCAAATTATCCGCAAAGTCCTGCTGCCGGAAGCGCTGCCGGGCTTAGTTAATGCCGCCACCATTACCTTAATCACCTTAGTCGGTTACTCGGCAATGGGTGGCGCAGTAGGCGCAGGCGGGCTTGGTCAAATTGGGTATCAGTACGGTTATATTGGCTATAACGCGACCGTAATGAACACGGTTTTAGTGTTACTGGTGGTTCTGGTGTATTTAATTCAATTCTGCGGCGACCGTATCGTTCGTGCGGTCACGCATAAGTAA
- the yafC gene encoding DNA-binding transcriptional regulator YafC: protein MKATSEELIIFVAVVESGSFSRAAEQLEMANSAVSRAVKRLENKLGVELLTRTTRQISLTQEGEAYFRRVQKLLQDMASAENELMESREVPRGLLRIDAATPVVLHLLMPLIKPFRERFPEVTLSLVSSETFINLIERKVDIAIRAGTLSDSSLRAKPLFISYRKIIASPAYLAERGIPKTVEALAEHDCLGFVETPGLNRWPVAQKDGELYNIKASTTSNSGETLKQLCLSGNGIACLSDYMIDKEIADGTLVELLAEEILPVEMPFNAVYYSDRAVSTRVRAFIDFLSAQVNGQPPRA, encoded by the coding sequence ATGAAAGCCACCTCAGAGGAGTTAATCATCTTTGTCGCGGTTGTGGAAAGCGGGAGTTTTAGCCGGGCGGCGGAGCAATTAGAGATGGCTAATTCTGCTGTTAGCCGTGCGGTAAAGAGGCTTGAAAACAAGTTAGGAGTAGAGTTACTGACCCGTACAACGCGTCAAATTAGCCTGACACAGGAGGGTGAGGCCTACTTTCGGCGGGTACAGAAATTATTGCAGGATATGGCCAGCGCGGAAAATGAGCTGATGGAAAGCCGGGAAGTACCGCGTGGGTTGCTGCGTATCGATGCAGCCACGCCCGTGGTATTGCATTTATTGATGCCACTGATCAAACCGTTTCGTGAGCGCTTTCCTGAAGTGACGCTGTCGTTAGTTTCATCCGAGACGTTTATTAATTTGATCGAGCGAAAAGTCGATATTGCGATTCGTGCCGGTACCTTGAGCGATTCCAGCCTACGCGCTAAACCACTCTTTATTAGCTATCGTAAAATTATCGCCTCGCCAGCCTATTTAGCTGAGCGTGGTATACCAAAAACCGTTGAAGCGTTAGCGGAACATGATTGCCTGGGGTTTGTCGAGACGCCGGGGCTTAATCGCTGGCCGGTCGCACAAAAGGATGGAGAACTGTATAACATCAAGGCATCGACCACCTCAAACAGTGGAGAAACACTTAAGCAGCTTTGTCTTAGCGGCAATGGTATCGCCTGCCTGTCGGATTATATGATTGATAAAGAGATTGCCGATGGAACGCTGGTTGAGCTTTTGGCGGAGGAGATATTGCCGGTCGAGATGCCGTTTAATGCGGTTTATTATAGTGACCGGGCGGTGAGTACCCGCGTTCGCGCATTTATTGATTTTCTAAGCGCGCAGGTGAATGGACAGCCCCCAAGGGCGTAA
- a CDS encoding MetQ/NlpA family lipoprotein, whose translation MSFTFKKIAAVGALISAMALAGCGQEEKDPNHIKVGVIVGAEQQVAETAQKVAKEKYGLDVELVTFNDYVLPNEALSKGDIDVNAFQHKPYLDEQIKDRGYKLVPVGNTFVYPIAGYSKKIKSLNELQEGAQVAIPNDPTNLGRSLLLLQKVGLIKLKDGVGLLPTSLDITENPKKLKIVELEAPQLPRSLDDQQIALAVINTTYASQIGLTPAKDGIFVEDKDSPYVNLIVAREDNKDAENVKKFVQAYQSDEVAAAANKIFNGGAVKGW comes from the coding sequence ATGTCTTTTACATTTAAAAAAATTGCCGCTGTGGGCGCGCTGATTAGCGCAATGGCGTTGGCAGGCTGTGGTCAGGAAGAGAAAGATCCTAACCATATTAAAGTCGGAGTCATTGTCGGCGCCGAGCAACAAGTTGCCGAAACGGCACAGAAAGTGGCCAAAGAAAAATATGGTCTGGATGTTGAGCTGGTGACCTTTAACGATTACGTGCTACCTAACGAAGCGTTAAGCAAAGGCGATATTGACGTTAACGCCTTCCAGCATAAACCTTATCTTGATGAGCAGATTAAAGATCGCGGGTATAAACTGGTTCCGGTCGGCAATACTTTTGTTTATCCGATCGCCGGTTATTCTAAAAAGATCAAGTCGCTGAATGAGTTGCAAGAGGGCGCACAGGTCGCCATTCCTAACGATCCAACTAACCTTGGTCGTTCCCTGTTACTGCTGCAGAAAGTGGGCCTGATTAAATTGAAAGATGGCGTTGGTCTGTTGCCAACCTCGCTGGATATTACCGAAAACCCGAAAAAGCTGAAGATTGTTGAGTTAGAAGCGCCGCAGTTACCGCGTTCACTAGACGATCAGCAAATTGCGTTGGCGGTCATCAATACCACCTACGCCAGCCAGATCGGTTTAACCCCGGCAAAAGATGGGATTTTTGTTGAAGATAAAGATTCTCCGTACGTTAACCTGATCGTGGCGCGCGAAGACAACAAAGATGCGGAAAACGTGAAGAAATTCGTCCAGGCTTATCAGTCTGATGAAGTGGCGGCAGCGGCGAATAAAATCTTCAACGGTGGCGCCGTGAAGGGCTGGTAA
- the tsaA gene encoding tRNA (N6-threonylcarbamoyladenosine(37)-N6)-methyltransferase TrmO has product MTSFSFTQIGVIRSPWKEKFAVPRQPGLIEDGGGELQLLSPYNQPEAVRGLEAFSHIWLLFVFHHTMEGGWRPTVRPPRLGGNTRLGVFATRSTFRPNPLGMSLVELKNIRCEKNNVVLELGSLDLVDGTPIIDVKPYLPFAEALPDAQAGFAQQAPAATMPVTFSAIAQQQLTQQQQRYPHLARFITQVLAQDPRPAYRQGEEPEREYAAWLLEFNLRWRVTALGTEVIAIDPR; this is encoded by the coding sequence ATGACATCGTTTTCCTTCACGCAAATTGGCGTGATCCGTTCGCCCTGGAAAGAGAAATTCGCCGTGCCCCGTCAGCCTGGCCTGATTGAGGACGGCGGCGGCGAACTGCAGTTGCTTTCGCCCTATAATCAACCCGAAGCGGTGCGCGGGCTGGAAGCGTTTAGCCATATTTGGCTGCTGTTTGTTTTTCATCACACGATGGAAGGAGGCTGGCGCCCTACGGTTCGCCCTCCCCGGCTGGGCGGTAATACCCGCCTCGGCGTGTTTGCCACCCGCTCAACCTTTCGTCCCAATCCGCTTGGCATGTCGCTGGTTGAACTAAAAAATATTCGCTGCGAAAAGAACAACGTCGTACTGGAGTTGGGGAGCCTCGACTTGGTGGATGGAACGCCGATTATTGATGTGAAACCCTATCTCCCCTTTGCTGAAGCCTTGCCCGATGCGCAAGCGGGCTTTGCACAACAGGCACCGGCAGCGACGATGCCGGTCACCTTCTCCGCGATTGCACAACAACAACTCACGCAACAACAGCAGCGTTACCCCCATCTGGCACGTTTTATTACCCAAGTCTTAGCGCAAGATCCGCGCCCGGCTTACCGCCAAGGCGAAGAGCCAGAACGAGAATATGCCGCCTGGCTACTGGAATTTAACCTGCGTTGGCGGGTCACGGCTCTCGGTACCGAGGTTATTGCCATCGATCCGCGCTAA
- a CDS encoding MFS transporter, with product MPLALLALTISAFAIGTTEFVIVGLVPVIAQQLNITLPSAGLLVSIYALGVAIGAPVLTALTSKMPRKRLLVGLMALFTVGNLVAWQSPNYETLVIARLLTGLAHGVFFSVGSTIATSLVPKEKAASAIAIMFGGLTVALVTGVPLGTFIGQHFGWRETFLAVSAIGVIALVSSLMLVPSTIPNRAVAGLKEQLTVLTHPRLLMIYAITALGYGGVFTAFTFLAPMMQELAGFTPQAVSLILLGYGISVAIGNIWGGKLADKHGPVPALAFIFAALSLLLLVFQFTASLHFAALATVLVMGIFAFGNVPGLQVYVVQKAERYTPGAVDVASGLNIAAFNLGIALGSVIGGHIVEQYGLAQTPWIGALIVLVALLMIIYSGRLDKRNAPALS from the coding sequence ATGCCGTTAGCTTTACTCGCATTAACCATCAGCGCTTTTGCGATAGGAACCACCGAATTTGTGATTGTCGGATTAGTTCCTGTCATTGCGCAACAATTAAACATTACGCTACCTTCCGCCGGGTTACTGGTTTCCATTTACGCGCTGGGTGTCGCGATTGGAGCGCCGGTGTTAACCGCATTAACCAGTAAAATGCCACGTAAACGCCTATTGGTAGGGCTGATGGCATTATTCACTGTTGGAAATCTGGTTGCGTGGCAGTCACCGAATTATGAAACATTGGTGATTGCACGGTTGTTGACCGGCCTGGCACACGGCGTCTTCTTCTCGGTAGGATCGACTATTGCAACCAGTCTGGTGCCCAAAGAGAAGGCAGCATCGGCGATTGCCATCATGTTCGGCGGTTTGACCGTTGCGCTGGTCACCGGCGTTCCACTCGGAACATTTATTGGCCAGCATTTCGGTTGGCGTGAAACCTTCCTCGCCGTGTCAGCGATTGGTGTTATCGCCCTGGTAAGCAGCCTGATGTTGGTGCCGTCAACCATTCCAAACCGTGCAGTCGCAGGATTGAAGGAGCAACTTACCGTATTAACGCATCCACGGTTGTTGATGATCTACGCGATTACCGCGTTAGGTTATGGTGGCGTGTTTACCGCTTTCACTTTTCTGGCGCCGATGATGCAGGAGTTGGCTGGCTTCACGCCGCAAGCGGTGAGCTTGATTCTGCTAGGCTATGGTATTTCGGTTGCGATTGGGAATATCTGGGGCGGTAAACTGGCGGATAAACATGGACCGGTACCGGCACTGGCTTTTATCTTTGCCGCACTCTCTCTCCTGCTGCTGGTGTTTCAGTTTACCGCCAGCTTGCACTTTGCCGCATTGGCGACCGTATTGGTGATGGGGATCTTCGCCTTCGGTAATGTGCCCGGCCTACAGGTTTATGTGGTACAAAAAGCCGAGCGTTATACGCCAGGCGCAGTAGATGTTGCTTCCGGATTAAATATCGCGGCATTTAACCTGGGGATCGCGCTGGGTTCGGTCATCGGCGGGCATATTGTCGAACAGTATGGATTAGCACAAACGCCCTGGATTGGTGCGCTGATTGTGTTGGTCGCGCTGCTGATGATTATCTATAGCGGGCGTCTGGATAAGCGCAATGCGCCAGCGTTAAGTTAA
- the proS gene encoding proline--tRNA ligase, with translation MRTTQYLLSTLKETPSDAEVISHQLMLRAGMIRKLASGLYTWLPTGLRVLKKVENIVREEMNNAGAIEICMPVVQPADLWQESGRWEQYGPELLRLVDRGDRPFVLGPTHEEVITDLIRNELSSYKQLPLNLFQIQTKFRDEVRPRFGVMRSREFIMKDAYSFHTSQESLQETYDAMYRAYSQSFSRMGLDFRAVQADTGSIGGSASHEFQVLAHSGEDDIVFSTESDFAANIELAEAVAPQGERPAPGQSMTQIDTPNAKTIADLVAQFNLPVEKTVKTLLVKATKESGHPLVALLVRGDHELNEVKAEKIDVVAAPLTFASEEEIRAVLGVGPGSLGPVGLTLPIYADRTVAHMSDFSAGANIDGKHFIGINWERDLPLPKVADIRNVVEGDASPDGKGTLLIKRGIEVGHIFQLGTKYSEAMKASVQGEDGRNQILTMGCYGIGITRVVAASIEQNHDERGIIWPAALAPFQVAILPMNMHKSFRVKELAETLYDTLRAKGIDVILDDRKERPGVMFADMELIGVPHTIVIGDRNLDNEEIEYKARREGEKRMIKTDHIIDFLVGEING, from the coding sequence ATGCGTACTACTCAATATTTGCTCTCCACTCTGAAGGAGACGCCATCCGACGCAGAAGTCATCAGCCATCAATTGATGCTGCGCGCCGGGATGATCCGTAAGCTGGCATCCGGTTTATATACCTGGTTGCCCACCGGTTTACGCGTACTGAAAAAAGTTGAAAATATCGTACGTGAAGAGATGAATAACGCTGGCGCCATTGAAATTTGCATGCCGGTAGTGCAGCCTGCCGATCTCTGGCAGGAGAGTGGGCGTTGGGAACAGTACGGCCCTGAGCTACTGCGTCTGGTCGATCGCGGCGATCGCCCTTTCGTTCTCGGCCCAACCCACGAAGAAGTGATCACCGATCTGATTCGCAACGAGCTGAGCTCCTATAAACAATTACCGCTCAATCTGTTTCAGATTCAGACCAAATTTCGCGATGAAGTCCGTCCACGTTTTGGCGTGATGCGTTCGCGTGAGTTCATCATGAAAGATGCTTACTCTTTCCATACCTCGCAAGAATCGCTACAAGAAACCTATGACGCCATGTACCGCGCCTATAGCCAAAGCTTTAGCCGTATGGGGCTGGATTTCCGTGCGGTGCAGGCCGATACCGGCTCCATCGGCGGTAGCGCCTCGCATGAGTTTCAGGTCTTAGCGCACAGCGGTGAAGATGACATCGTGTTCTCTACCGAGTCAGATTTTGCCGCCAACATTGAGCTGGCGGAAGCCGTTGCGCCACAGGGCGAGCGCCCGGCGCCTGGCCAGAGCATGACGCAGATTGATACACCGAATGCGAAAACCATCGCTGACCTGGTGGCGCAGTTTAATCTGCCGGTGGAAAAAACCGTCAAGACATTGTTGGTAAAAGCGACCAAAGAGAGCGGTCACCCCTTGGTGGCTCTGCTGGTACGCGGCGACCATGAGTTGAACGAAGTGAAAGCCGAGAAGATTGATGTGGTTGCCGCACCGCTAACCTTCGCCAGCGAAGAAGAGATCCGCGCGGTATTGGGCGTAGGGCCGGGTTCACTGGGGCCGGTTGGCCTAACGCTGCCTATCTATGCCGATCGCACCGTCGCCCATATGAGTGATTTTAGCGCTGGCGCAAACATTGATGGCAAACACTTTATCGGTATTAACTGGGAACGTGATTTACCGCTGCCCAAGGTTGCGGATATTCGCAATGTGGTGGAAGGCGATGCGAGTCCGGATGGTAAAGGCACGCTGCTGATTAAACGTGGTATCGAAGTAGGTCATATTTTCCAGTTAGGCACCAAATACTCGGAAGCGATGAAAGCCTCGGTACAGGGCGAAGATGGTCGTAACCAAATCCTGACCATGGGTTGCTATGGAATCGGTATTACGCGCGTGGTTGCTGCATCAATCGAGCAAAACCATGATGAGCGTGGGATCATTTGGCCCGCCGCGCTGGCGCCTTTCCAGGTTGCCATTCTGCCTATGAATATGCACAAGTCTTTCCGTGTCAAAGAGCTGGCGGAAACGCTGTATGACACGCTGCGTGCTAAAGGGATTGATGTCATTCTTGACGATCGTAAAGAGCGTCCGGGCGTGATGTTCGCCGATATGGAACTGATTGGCGTTCCACACACCATCGTGATTGGCGATCGCAATCTTGATAACGAAGAGATCGAATATAAAGCGCGCCGTGAAGGCGAAAAGCGGATGATTAAAACCGACCACATTATCGATTTTCTGGTCGGCGAAATTAACGGTTAA